Proteins encoded together in one Heterodontus francisci isolate sHetFra1 unplaced genomic scaffold, sHetFra1.hap1 HAP1_SCAFFOLD_1812, whole genome shotgun sequence window:
- the derl2 gene encoding derlin-2, whose translation PLVTRAYTTACVVTTAAVQLEIITPFQLYFNPELIFKHYQVWRLITNFLFFGTVGFNFLFNMIFLYRYCRMLEEGSFRGRTADFVFMFLFGGFLMTIFGLFVNLVFLGQAFTIMLVYIWSRRNPYVRMNFFGLLNFQAPFLPWVLMGFSLLLGNSIIVDLLGIAVGHIYYFLEDVFPNQPGGSRLLRTPSLLKAVFDIPEEDPNYNPLPEDRPGGFDWGEGQRLGG comes from the exons CAATTAGAAATAATCACACCATTCCAGCTGTACTTCAATCCAGagttaatatttaaacattatcaa GTTTGGAGATTAATTACAAATTTCCTGTTTTTTGGTACAGTGGGATTTAATTTTTTGTTTAATATGATATTCCT ATATCGATATTGTCGGATGCTCGAAGAAGGATCGTTCAGGGGTCGAACTGCAGATTTTGTCTTTATGTTTCTCTTTGGTGGATTTTTAATGACC ATCTTTGGCTTGTTTGTCAATCTGGTGTTCCTGGGTCAGGCCTTTACTATAATGCTAGTATACATATGGAGCAGGAGAAATCCGTATGTCAGGATGAACTTTTTTGGGCTCCTTAATTTTCAGGCTCCCTTCCTGCCCTGGGTACTAATGGGCTTTTCATTGTTGCTTGGCAATTCGATCATCGTGGATTTACTTG GAATTGCTGTCGGCCACATCTATTATTTTTTGGAAGATGTATTTCCAAATCAACCCGGTGGGAGTCGGTTGCTCAGGACTCCAAGCCTTTT GAAAGCTGTTTTTGACATTCCCGAAGAAGATCCCAATTACAATCCACTGCCTGAGGACCGACCTGGGGGCTTCGACTGGGGTGAAGGACAGCGACTCGGAGGCTAG